A stretch of DNA from Candidatus Dadabacteria bacterium:
GCGACCAGTTCCTGAGCAAGCATTACATAGAAGCTGTGCGCGACCGCCTTTACTGCGAGAGACCGGACAGGAAAGAGCGAAGAAAGACACAAACTGTTATGTATGACGTGGCGGATGCACTCATTAAACTGTGTGCGCCAATTCTCGTCCATACGGCGGAAGAAGCGTATAAAAGCCTCCCCGGAAAGGAAAAAACTGAAAGTGTCCATATGACAAGTTTCCCTGAAGGAGGAGGCAAGATAGTAGAAACGAATAAGGAAGTAAAGATTATGGATGAATGGAGTGAAACAGTCCTTCCCTTTAAGGAAAAATGCCTTATACAATTGGAGCGAGCCAAAGAAGAAGGTAAACCTTCAAACCCTCTGGACGCAGAGATAAGAGCAAATCGCGGCTCGTACGATACCTTCTTTAGTAAAGAGTTAGCAGACCTCATAGGAGTCAGCAGAGTAACTTTTGAGGATGGCGATATTGATATTTCAGTAACAGACCTTACAGACCAGCCCAAGTGCAATCGCTGCTGGAAACGGGCGGAAACGGCAAAAATCCGTTCAGACGGCGGAACTCTTTGCGACCGTTGCGCTGACGCGGTGGGCGTTTAACTTCACCCCGGCGGCCATTCCATCTTTCTGCCGCCGAGGATATGAATATGTATATGAAACACCGACTGCCCGGCACTCTCGCCGGTGTTGACCACTATCCTGTATCCTTCCTCTGAAACGCCCGCTTTTGAGGCGATTTCCGGCACTTTCACCATCAAATGCCCCATAATCCCCGCATCATCGGCTTTCAGGTCGCTGAGAGAGGCGATTTCCCGCTTTGGTATCAGAAGGATATGCACGGGCGCCTGAGGGCTTACATCCTTGAAGGCGATACATACATCATCCTCATAAACAATGTCCGCCGGAATCTCCCGGTCTATGATCTTTGAAAAGATGGTCGGCAACAGTCTCTTTCTCCGCCGGGAAGGATAACAGGCAAACTCCCATCCGCGCAAGTCCGTGAAAAGTCCGTGTCCGTCCGCGCCACCCACAAAAGCAAAGGTTTGAACCCACTTACATCAACTTTAACTATGTATCAACTCCCACACTTAACTAATTGATACCACTAACTATTTCAGAACTCACACCCCGCAATAATATACAATGTCCGATAAGGTATATTATGTTAACTTTTATCTTTTCTGTTTATCAAACCCGTCAAAAAGCGTCAAAAAATTTCCGGTTAAGGGTCAACCCTTCCCCACGACCCTGCCGCCGCTTATTTGGAAGGTTTTGCGTTTTCCGGCATAAAGGATGTCCGAGGCGGACGTGGATGTTACGAAGATCTGCCCCGGATACCCCATAAGCATCTCAAACAGGAACTTTCTCCGTTTCGCGTCCAACTCGCTTGATATGTCATCCAGCAAAAAGACCGGGTTTTCCTTGCGAAACCGCTGATACAGACGAATCTCGGCAATCTTCATCGCCAGAACCACACTCCGCGCCTCCCCCTGAGAGGCGTAAAGAACGCAGTCTCTGCCCCCGATTTGCAGGGATATCCGGTCTCTGTGAGGCCCCGCGGAGGTGTATTTAAGCGCCATATCACGGGAAAGACGGCTTTTAAGCGTCTTTCTGATGGAATCCTCATACGCAACCCTGCCTGAACCGGAAACCTCGCAGGACGGCTCATAAACAGCCTTCGCCCCTTCCCCGTTGCCGCTTATCCTGCCGTAAATGTCCGCTATCTCGCCGTTTATCCTGTTTGTAAGACGCATGCGCTTTTCCACTATTCTGCCCCCTATTGCGGCTATCTGTTCATCCCACGGCTCAACAGCCCGCGCGGTTGCCCGCCCAGAGGCCAGCGCCGAATTGCGCTGCCGCACCACGCGCTGAAAGTCTAAAATGTCCTGAAAATGAGACGGCGCAAGCCCGCAGATGATTGAATCAAAATAACGCCGCCGCAAAGACGGGCTGCCTTTGGCAAGTTCCACCTCCTGGGGCGTGAAATGAACGACCTCAAAATCAAGCGCCTTTTTTGCAAGGCTTGCGGGCCTCTTGCCGTTGACCTCAATCCTCTTGCCGCCCCGCCTGAATTCCGCCCTTATTTCAGACACCGAGGGCGGAGCGCCCTTCTCTATCACGCCGGAAAGAACCGCCGTCTCCGCGCCGAAACGCACCACCTCCGAGGCGCTTGCGCCCCTCATCGGCTTGAACCTGCAAAGCATATAGACGGCCTCAAGCAGGTTTGTTTTCCCCTGCCCGTTCTCCCCGCAGATGAGATTGAAACCGGGATGAAAAGCCAGAGTTTCAGAGGTGTAACACCTGACGTTGCTCAAAGATGCCGACTTGATTATCAAGAGTAGGAAGTGTGAAGAGATAAACGGCAAAAATCAACCGCCTCACAAGCGGACGGAGTGGTGTATTATTACCGGTTGGACAAATGATATCGCTCAGAATCTCAGAGATAGACCGGACCGACCTCGGAAAGGGCTTTGCAAAACTCAGCCGCAACAACATGCATGAGTTGGGCGTGGAGCCGCTTGACACGGTTGAAATCGGCGGCAGAAGAAAGACGGTGGCGCGGGTTGTGCCGCTTGAAGAACAAGGCGGCGCGAGTGAAACCATTATTGAGATTGACTCCTTCACCCGGCGCAACGCGCGCTCCGACATAGACGACTTTGTGGTAATCAGAAGGTCGTCTTTTGAGACGGCAAGGTCCGTCACGGTGGCGATTTCAGACAAAAGCGTTCTGTATGAGAGAGACGGCAGGAATGAAATTCTGTCCAGTCTGCTGGGTCTCGCGCTGACCGCCGGAGACAGGGCGGGAATGGGAGACGGCAGCAAAGACAGGGGCGAGATATACGTCATCGGCACGTCTCCGTCATCGGGGCCCGTTATTGTCGGCAACTCAACGGAGGTGCGCATTTCGCGCATACCGGAAAACGGGGAAGACGGGGCGGTGTCCGGCTACTCGCGCATAGGCGGGCTGAAAAAGCAGATAAACAAGATCAGGGAAATCGTTGAAATCCCCATCCGTTTTCCCGAAATTTTTGCAAGTCTCGGCATAGAGCCGCCGAGGGGAATACTGCTCATAGGGCCGCCCGGCAGCGGAAAAACCATGCTCGCCAAGGCGGCGATAAGCGAGACGGGGGCAAACTTTCAGATTGTCAACGGGCCTGAAATCATCCACAGACACTACGGCGAAAGCGAGGCGCGCATCAGGGAAATTTTTGACCTTGCGGAGAAAAAGCAGCCGTCCATAATTTTTCTTGACGAACTGGACGCCATAGCCCCCCGGCGCGACAAGGTCGCGGGCGAGGTGGAAAAAAGAGTGGTCGCCCAGTTGCTCACCATGATGGACGGGCTCAGGAAGAAAAACAACGTCATAGTCATCGGGGCAACCAACCTGCCCGGCCTCATAGACCCCGCTCTCAGGCGGGCGGGCAGGTTTGACAGGGAAATACGGATTGATGTGCCCGACACTCTTTCCAGAGTTGAGATTCTGAAAATTCACTGTGAGGCGATGCCCCTTGCGGACGATGTTGATTTCCAGCGCATAGCCGAGGCGACAAACGGCTTCACCGGCGCGGACATTGAGATGCTGTGCAAGGAATCCGCGCTCAAGGCGCTCGGCGAGTTTATTGAAGGGGAAGGCGCGGACGGGAAAATCAAAAACGGCGGGCCCAAGGTCTCCATGGAGCATTTCGCCGCCGCGCTCAAAGAGGCGGAGCCGTCCGCCATACGCGAGATAGCGGTTGACATACCCGAAGCGGGGCTCGCAAGCATAGGCGGGCTCAAACAGGTTAAAGCCGTCATTCAGGAATCGGTTATCACGCCGCTCAAACACAAAGACCTTTACAAGGCGGCGGACGTGAACCCGCCGAGGGGAATACTGCTTTGCGGGCCTCCGGGAACGGGCAAAACACTCATCGCCAAGGCGCTTGCCAATGAGTGCGGCGCAAACTTCATATCGGTCAAGGGGGCGGAACTGCTTTCAAAGTATGTGGGGGAGTCCGGGCGGGCGGTGAGAAACATTTTCTCAAAGGCGAGGCAGGTCGCCCCGGCGATACTGTTTTTTGACGAGATAGACGCGCTCGCGCCGACAAGGGACGACTCGGACGGAAACAGGGTTTCGGCGCAGGTGGTAAGTCAGCTGCTCGCCGAGATGGACGGCATTGAAGACCTTACGGATGTTCAGGTGCTTGCGGCGACCAACCGCAGAGACATTGTTGACCCCGCGCTTATGCGTTCGGGAAGGTTTGACATTGTTCTCAACATACCTCTTCCCGACAAAGAAGGCATTGAGGAGATCTTGCGCATACACAACGGCGAAAAACCCGTTGCGAAAAGCCTTAATTTCCGCGCCCTTGCCTCAAAGATGAGGGGGCTGAGCGGAGCGGACATAAAACTGGTTTGCGACAAAGCGGCGGTTCTGGCGATTAACGAGCAGATAAAAAGCGACAACAAGGCGTTCAGAATAATGAACTCCCATTTCACAAAGGCGCTGAAAGAGGTCAAAGAGAAAAACGCGCCGCCGAAGTCCGGTGGCTGACCACCTCCCCGCTCTTCTTCCGGCGCTGTTTTTTGCGGGCGGGGCGCTGGGAAGTTTTTTCGGCGTATGTGTCCGGCGCGTGCCGGCGGGGAATTCCGTTCTGTTTCCGCGCTCCGCGTGTGAATCGTGCGCAAGCCCCGTGCCGCCGTTTCTGAACATTCCGGTTGCGGGCTTTGCCGTGTGCCGGGGCGCGTGCCGCAGGTGCGGGGCGAAAATCCCGCGCGTCTATCCCGTCCTTGAAATTTTGTGCGCGGTTTCCGCCGTGTGCGCGGCGGCGGTTTTCGGGCTGTCGTGGGAGGCGCTCAGGTGTTTCGTTCTGTTTTCCGCCCTTGCCTTTGCGGCGGCGTTTGACGTTGAGACCATGACCGTGCCGGACTTCATAACCTTCCCTCTTTTCGGCGCGGGAATTGTTTTGTCAATTCCGGACGGAAACATATCGGAGTCCGCGCTCGGAGCGGCAATAGGCGGCGGCGCTTTGCTTGCCGCCTCGTTCTTCTACCGCATTGCCAGAAAGAAAGACGGCATCGGCGCGGGAGACGTCAAACTCATGACCGGGGCGGGGGCGTTCACCGGGGCGGAAGGCGCGGCGGTTGCAATTCTGCTTGCCTCGGCGGCGGGAGCGGCGGGCGGTTTTGCGTATTTGAAAGCGCGGGGGATGAAACTTTCCACCCCCCTGCCCTTCGCCCCGTTCATCGCGGCGGGAGTGGCGGCGGCGTTTTTGTTTGTGTGAAAACTGCTACTTTTGGAAGTCGGCAAGTGATTGACAGGTGTTGCGCTTCAAGTATAATAATTTTGTAACTTTACTATGGCAACAGTCCCAACAGCAACACAAAAAAGATTCTCTGCGGCAGTGCCGAAGTTTCGAAAAGTTCTGGAACTGGCGCGAAAGAGGGATGTTAACGAGTCCGATACAGTCACGATTGTGACAGACATTCTTGAGGAAGTCTTTGGTTTTGACAAGTACTCTGAGATTACGAGAGAGTACTCAATAAAAGGAACATACTGCGACCTTGCAATCAGCACGTCCAAGAAAATTGAATATCTCATAGAAGTAAAAGCCATTGGCACTGACCTGAAAGACAACCACTTACGTCAGGCTGTAACTTATGCGTCTCAAGAAGGTATACGGTGGGTAGTGATAACAAACGGCATCATGTGGGAAGTTCACCGCGTTAAAGTTGACAATCGCGTGGAAAATACGAAGTTGATTGGTTTTGATTTCACAAAACTAAACCCGCGAAAAAATGAAGACCAGGAGATATTGTTTCTCCTATGTAAGAGAGGTGTTCAGAAAGATGTTATTGATGAGTTTTACGAATACCGCCAATCTGTAAATCGTTACTCGGTCGCCGCTGTGATTATGTCTGACCCTATTATCAGTGCTGTGCGTAGAGAACTGCGTCGCATTAAGAGCGGTCTCAAGATAACAGACAAGAACATAGAAGATTTAATCAAAGAAGAAGTGTTGAAACGTGATTTGGTCGAGAATGAATCTACTAAAGAAGCAGCGAAAAGGCTTCGGAAAGCCTTAAAGAAAATTGCTACAACAAAGTCTTCCAAAGCAAGCGGTAAATCGACCGACAAGAGCAACAAATCAGATAATGTTGACGCATTCAAGGCGTTTACTAATTGACATTGGATAATCAACTATTCAGAGAAGAAGTCTCAGAACTTTTGCTCGAAGTTTTAATAGTTGAAATCATCATTACAATCTTTATGCTGGGTTGGTCGCAACTGAACGCGCATATTGGAAGTCCCCCGAAATGGATACAAACAGTTATCAAGTATGT
This window harbors:
- a CDS encoding histidine triad nucleotide-binding protein, which encodes MLPTIFSKIIDREIPADIVYEDDVCIAFKDVSPQAPVHILLIPKREIASLSDLKADDAGIMGHLMVKVPEIASKAGVSEEGYRIVVNTGESAGQSVFHIHIHILGGRKMEWPPG
- a CDS encoding DNA replication/repair protein RecF translates to MIIKSASLSNVRCYTSETLAFHPGFNLICGENGQGKTNLLEAVYMLCRFKPMRGASASEVVRFGAETAVLSGVIEKGAPPSVSEIRAEFRRGGKRIEVNGKRPASLAKKALDFEVVHFTPQEVELAKGSPSLRRRYFDSIICGLAPSHFQDILDFQRVVRQRNSALASGRATARAVEPWDEQIAAIGGRIVEKRMRLTNRINGEIADIYGRISGNGEGAKAVYEPSCEVSGSGRVAYEDSIRKTLKSRLSRDMALKYTSAGPHRDRISLQIGGRDCVLYASQGEARSVVLAMKIAEIRLYQRFRKENPVFLLDDISSELDAKRRKFLFEMLMGYPGQIFVTSTSASDILYAGKRKTFQISGGRVVGKG
- a CDS encoding AAA family ATPase: MISLRISEIDRTDLGKGFAKLSRNNMHELGVEPLDTVEIGGRRKTVARVVPLEEQGGASETIIEIDSFTRRNARSDIDDFVVIRRSSFETARSVTVAISDKSVLYERDGRNEILSSLLGLALTAGDRAGMGDGSKDRGEIYVIGTSPSSGPVIVGNSTEVRISRIPENGEDGAVSGYSRIGGLKKQINKIREIVEIPIRFPEIFASLGIEPPRGILLIGPPGSGKTMLAKAAISETGANFQIVNGPEIIHRHYGESEARIREIFDLAEKKQPSIIFLDELDAIAPRRDKVAGEVEKRVVAQLLTMMDGLRKKNNVIVIGATNLPGLIDPALRRAGRFDREIRIDVPDTLSRVEILKIHCEAMPLADDVDFQRIAEATNGFTGADIEMLCKESALKALGEFIEGEGADGKIKNGGPKVSMEHFAAALKEAEPSAIREIAVDIPEAGLASIGGLKQVKAVIQESVITPLKHKDLYKAADVNPPRGILLCGPPGTGKTLIAKALANECGANFISVKGAELLSKYVGESGRAVRNIFSKARQVAPAILFFDEIDALAPTRDDSDGNRVSAQVVSQLLAEMDGIEDLTDVQVLAATNRRDIVDPALMRSGRFDIVLNIPLPDKEGIEEILRIHNGEKPVAKSLNFRALASKMRGLSGADIKLVCDKAAVLAINEQIKSDNKAFRIMNSHFTKALKEVKEKNAPPKSGG
- a CDS encoding prepilin peptidase, whose product is MADHLPALLPALFFAGGALGSFFGVCVRRVPAGNSVLFPRSACESCASPVPPFLNIPVAGFAVCRGACRRCGAKIPRVYPVLEILCAVSAVCAAAVFGLSWEALRCFVLFSALAFAAAFDVETMTVPDFITFPLFGAGIVLSIPDGNISESALGAAIGGGALLAASFFYRIARKKDGIGAGDVKLMTGAGAFTGAEGAAVAILLASAAGAAGGFAYLKARGMKLSTPLPFAPFIAAGVAAAFLFV
- a CDS encoding type I restriction enzyme HsdR N-terminal domain-containing protein, producing the protein MATVPTATQKRFSAAVPKFRKVLELARKRDVNESDTVTIVTDILEEVFGFDKYSEITREYSIKGTYCDLAISTSKKIEYLIEVKAIGTDLKDNHLRQAVTYASQEGIRWVVITNGIMWEVHRVKVDNRVENTKLIGFDFTKLNPRKNEDQEILFLLCKRGVQKDVIDEFYEYRQSVNRYSVAAVIMSDPIISAVRRELRRIKSGLKITDKNIEDLIKEEVLKRDLVENESTKEAAKRLRKALKKIATTKSSKASGKSTDKSNKSDNVDAFKAFTN